Proteins encoded by one window of Candidatus Nitrosocosmicus hydrocola:
- a CDS encoding heavy-metal-associated domain-containing protein, with product MNCEKIYFKVVGMYCTTCKPIVEKQLKDKEGIKKIGINNITDSVIIEFDPSLITRQEIKENLEKSGYKFVRTVR from the coding sequence ATGAATTGCGAAAAAATCTATTTTAAAGTTGTTGGAATGTATTGTACCACTTGTAAACCCATTGTAGAAAAACAGCTTAAAGATAAAGAAGGTATAAAAAAGATAGGAATAAACAATATCACAGACAGTGTTATTATTGAATTTGACCCTTCTTTAATAACAAGACAAGAGATTAAAGAAAATTTGGAAAAGTCAGGATATAAATTCGTTAGAACAGTTCGCTAA
- a CDS encoding ArsR/SmtB family transcription factor yields the protein MVEDKDIFELHADICKTLANPLRLRILSELQQGECTVNSLSNNLKVRQANVSQHLSVLRHRGVVSIRKDGPNVYYKISNPKITKACNLMREVLIEYIQNNSKLIGN from the coding sequence ATGGTAGAAGATAAGGACATTTTTGAGTTGCATGCAGATATTTGTAAGACTCTGGCTAATCCTTTAAGACTTAGAATACTAAGTGAATTGCAACAAGGAGAGTGTACTGTAAATAGTTTGTCAAATAATCTTAAAGTAAGACAAGCAAATGTTTCTCAACATTTATCGGTCCTTAGACATCGAGGTGTCGTATCTATCAGAAAAGATGGACCTAACGTATATTATAAAATCTCAAATCCCAAGATCACAAAAGCTTGCAATCTGATGAGAGAAGTTTTAATAGAATACATACAAAACAATAGCAAGCTAATAGGCAATTAA
- a CDS encoding MBL fold metallo-hydrolase, whose translation MTVERKNEASTKNQSLTIKPEELKKKIDKGEEIFILDVRNQKEHDLWSVSYDKYKDSPIIPIDQISNKESLQLIPKDKEIVTFCTHGQRSSSAAKTLSSLGYRVRTIEGGLDGWSTLYDIAPINTGSKDIKIWQIRRISKGCMSYIIASVQSKNALLLDATCNIDKVVNDLLEEHGLKISNIIDTHMHADHLSGSTRLGNLYEGEIDLSTFETYNYENIASGKYSKSRQIKDGEKLRVSDSVALEAIHTPGHTDGSLSFKLEIQKEAKKATDQVEGIKDDITNDQPKIFLFTGDTIFVNGVGRPDLHNKSEEYAKKLFQTYQDKIFNLPDETIILPAHYNASFDHEKPIYNTIGSIKQKLTSITNSESEFVKFVTSNIPPQPMNYEKIVLFNKNLTSCETVDQKDLESGPNSCGISA comes from the coding sequence ATGACAGTAGAGAGAAAAAATGAGGCAAGTACAAAAAACCAGAGTCTGACTATTAAACCTGAAGAATTAAAGAAAAAAATAGACAAAGGCGAAGAGATTTTTATTTTAGATGTAAGAAATCAAAAGGAACATGATTTATGGAGTGTCTCCTATGACAAGTATAAAGATTCTCCCATAATTCCAATAGATCAAATTTCAAATAAAGAGTCTCTTCAACTAATCCCTAAAGACAAAGAAATTGTTACATTTTGCACACATGGACAGAGATCATCTAGCGCAGCTAAAACTCTATCTTCCCTAGGTTACAGGGTTAGGACCATAGAAGGAGGATTAGACGGATGGAGCACATTATATGATATAGCTCCAATTAATACAGGGTCCAAAGACATTAAAATTTGGCAGATTAGAAGGATATCAAAAGGTTGTATGAGCTATATTATTGCATCAGTACAAAGTAAAAATGCGCTACTACTTGATGCTACATGTAATATCGATAAAGTAGTAAATGACTTATTAGAAGAACATGGACTTAAAATATCTAATATCATAGATACGCATATGCATGCTGACCATTTATCAGGAAGTACTAGATTGGGTAATCTATACGAAGGCGAGATTGATTTGAGCACGTTTGAAACATACAATTATGAAAATATTGCCTCTGGAAAATATTCAAAGAGTAGACAAATAAAAGATGGTGAAAAGTTAAGGGTATCTGATTCAGTAGCATTGGAAGCAATCCATACTCCAGGTCATACTGATGGTAGTTTATCATTCAAACTAGAGATTCAGAAAGAAGCCAAAAAAGCAACTGATCAAGTAGAAGGTATAAAGGATGATATAACCAACGATCAACCCAAGATATTTCTCTTTACAGGTGATACGATATTTGTGAACGGAGTCGGACGACCCGATCTACATAATAAATCAGAAGAATATGCAAAGAAATTGTTCCAAACTTATCAAGATAAGATATTCAATTTACCTGATGAAACAATAATTCTACCAGCTCATTATAATGCAAGCTTCGATCATGAAAAGCCAATATACAATACTATTGGATCAATTAAACAAAAATTAACATCTATAACCAACTCTGAAAGTGAGTTTGTAAAGTTTGTAACTTCTAATATACCACCTCAACCAATGAACTATGAAAAAATTGTTCTTTTCAATAAGAATCTGACTTCCTGTGAAACAGTAGATCAAAAGGATTTGGAATCTGGACCGAACTCTTGTGGAATA
- a CDS encoding MFS transporter encodes MYLLTVDRETNTDSKIKLGLRPNINQFLILVLVNAFVGSMIGLEQTVVPLIGVEDFGIQSNALVVSFIASFGLIKAILNLFAGKLSDRWSRKNVLILGWIFGIPVPIILLIAPDWNWVIVANVFLGINQGLAWSMTVNMKIDLVGKEKRGFALGFNEFSGYFSVAIVGIITGYLAATYGLKPYPFYLGIVFAVAGLLISWLIVKDTKKFTILELKNHERDNPEQRGSETGSNENTSDGSLSFVKVFFETSWKNRSLLAISQAGLVNNLIFGVSWGLFTIYFSSYALNAADIGILKALHPGIWGVLQLVTGLLSDRIGRKILIFPGMFTQAIGIWVILYSNEYYGWITGMSLLGVGTAMVYPTLLAAISDISHPNWRATSLGVYRFWRDIGFVFGAVGIGFIADMINMFTAIQIVAWMGIASGIVVMLLMKETKTNLRRSKI; translated from the coding sequence GTGTATTTGTTGACTGTAGATAGAGAAACTAATACTGATTCAAAAATAAAACTTGGTCTAAGACCCAATATTAATCAGTTCCTAATTCTAGTTCTAGTTAATGCTTTTGTGGGGTCGATGATTGGACTTGAACAAACAGTGGTTCCACTTATTGGTGTAGAAGACTTTGGCATCCAATCCAATGCATTAGTTGTTTCTTTTATCGCAAGTTTTGGATTAATTAAAGCTATCTTGAACCTCTTTGCAGGAAAATTATCTGATAGGTGGAGCAGAAAAAACGTTCTAATTTTGGGATGGATATTTGGAATTCCAGTTCCAATCATTTTACTAATAGCACCCGATTGGAACTGGGTTATAGTTGCTAATGTATTTCTTGGAATTAACCAAGGACTAGCATGGTCAATGACTGTCAACATGAAGATTGACCTTGTTGGAAAAGAAAAAAGAGGATTTGCATTAGGATTTAATGAATTTTCAGGTTATTTTTCTGTAGCAATAGTAGGTATTATAACAGGATATCTCGCAGCGACGTACGGACTAAAGCCGTATCCATTTTATCTTGGAATTGTTTTTGCAGTTGCAGGACTATTAATTTCGTGGTTAATAGTCAAGGACACAAAAAAGTTTACAATCTTAGAATTAAAGAATCATGAACGAGACAATCCTGAACAAAGAGGTAGTGAAACTGGATCAAACGAAAATACCAGTGATGGAAGCCTAAGCTTTGTTAAAGTTTTTTTTGAAACCTCTTGGAAGAATCGTTCTTTACTTGCCATTAGTCAAGCAGGATTAGTTAATAATTTGATATTTGGTGTATCATGGGGATTATTCACCATTTATTTTTCTTCTTACGCTTTGAATGCAGCCGACATAGGTATATTGAAAGCTTTACATCCTGGTATATGGGGAGTTTTGCAATTAGTCACAGGATTACTTAGTGATAGAATAGGTAGAAAGATTCTCATATTTCCAGGCATGTTTACACAGGCGATTGGCATTTGGGTGATTCTATATTCAAATGAATACTATGGTTGGATAACGGGAATGTCTCTGTTAGGCGTCGGAACTGCGATGGTCTATCCAACCTTGCTTGCTGCAATCAGTGATATTTCACATCCTAATTGGCGAGCAACTTCGTTAGGTGTTTATAGATTTTGGAGAGATATTGGATTTGTTTTTGGTGCGGTTGGAATTGGATTTATAGCTGATATGATTAACATGTTTACCGCGATACAAATTGTCGCTTGGATGGGAATAGCGTCTGGAATAGTTGTAATGCTCCTGATGAAGGAAACGAAAACCAACCTTAGACGGAGTAAAATTTAA